The Pempheris klunzingeri isolate RE-2024b chromosome 16, fPemKlu1.hap1, whole genome shotgun sequence genome includes the window GCTAAAGGGGCTGAGTGGCACTCTCAGTGGGTTTTTACACTATGCCATGTGTAAATATGAGCTGCTCCACTGCAGCTGTTAACAGGCTGGTCATTGGTGCAACCTAAGAATCTCTGAATGTCAATTGATTTGTTTAAATTGACAATAAGTTGATGCTGTTTCATGGTACCTGTTGCATACGTGCTAGTTTTGTGTGGCACGTGCATGTATGTGGAAACCTGCTATCTCATTACAAAGTTATTTTTCTCCATTCAGATCTTGCAGGAGCAACACATTCCAGTAGCAGGTCAGATAAAGTCAGACTGGTGTCTAAAGTGGAAACTGCACCTAACCAgcctctgttttcattcctgagGAAAACATGTGAGGTCAGGATGACAGGATGTTAGCTGGTGAGTGAAACTGCACCGTGTCAGATTCAGATTTAACTACAGAGATATGAACTTAGGGGGACGTCGAGTGGGCACTCAGTCCACCGGTTGATTCAGCTTCCATATAGTTGATTGGAATCACTGCAGCCTAATagtgaaattaaaaatctaACCCTGATCATGGGCCTCCTCAGTGGATGTGTTAAAGGGGCAGTCTGCGTCCTGTTACATACAGAGGGAAAAATGTGATAACAGCCCCTGCTGTGTCGCAGGTGGGACTCACTGGTGTTTTCACTCATTCTGCACACAGGAAAATTAGTTGATGTTCTGAACAACAGGGTTTATATGTAAACAGTGGACACAGCTGTTTGGATTTTTGGGGTCGGGATGAGCGGGTGTACAATGGAATAGATATAAGGGATGGTTGTGTGTTGCGGATGAGGGAAGACGAGGCATCAGTAGAAATAAGAAtgtgagggaaggagagggcaagatgagaagactgatactAGTCTCCTTGGCTCTATCTgcaggtaacaaaatccacctccCAGCACCTGTAAAGCCCCCGTAAAACCACAGCTTGgctttttttacacttttacacaatAAACAAATTAGGTGTAACCTGTTAATTAATGATCTTGAGAGGTtctggtaggtggattttgttgaCAGAGCAAGCTGTTTGCCTCtgtttcaagtctttatgctaagctaagctaaccatacCCATATATGTACCCATGTGCTCAAtacacagatatgagagtggtaacgacattctcatctaactctccgCATTTAAGCAAATTAACGGATTTcccaaaatattttaattataactactttatataatataatatatttatatatatatatatatatatttatattatataaatatatctgaTGGATAATACAGAGGGCAGTAGGGCCTTGGAAGGAGACTGTTgcatggctgcatgtgtgtgaaggatGTTTTGACTTTGTGTCCTCAAAGTTACAGATTGATTCATGGCCACGGAAAAGTTACAGCTGATTAACTATTTCAATGGTTGACTGTTTGTTTTGGGAAAGGTTGGACATGAAACTGGAGCACTGTGATATTGCCTTGCATACTTCGCTGTCTGTCTGAGTTGTTAATAGTTGGTGAAGAATTAGTTGTTGACCCAGATGGCCCAGCTGTTAATTATTCCTTATTAACCTCATAGTGAGAATAAACAGCGAGCACACACTTCAAAAACAGATGATATAATCCCACAATATCACTGTTGTAAATCAAAGGTCACTCCTATTGTCCCAGAGGACAAAACATCTCGCAGTACTGTtaataaaagttataaaaaaagTGCTATAAAGTGAAAAATACTGTAAGTTTGAATTTGTGTATTTAAAGGAGTCATCAAAGTTTTTCTGTTGAGATGTTGAGAGGTTTAAAacaataatgtgaaatgaatgaaCCTGAAAGTTTTAGGTCAACTCAGCAGCACTTCGTACAGTTAACACTACAAGGGCTTAGTCATCGTATGTAATGCTGCCTGCAGGGGCTGTTGTAAATATTGCTTCTATGATAAGAAATAAAATTCCCTGATGTAAGAAAAGCACTGTAATTATTCAGATTTTTAGGCAActtaagaaaaaataacaatactgTTAAAATAGGCGATTAGAAGTAATAAAAATCCTGCATGATAATTATtagcaaaatgtaatttaagtaTCCAAAAATAAGGTGTAGAAAAACAGCCCTTTGGAGTGTTATACTATAATATATTCTATTGGTATTGCAGGGACATCAATATGTGAGTggcattttactgtttttattgtcaagGTGAAGCTAATCTTAACTAATTTATAAACTCTTGTATATTTTGATCTGTCAGTGGATCATATGTTTAGTGTGGAGAATGTtttgctgtaaatgtgaaatgcaGGCTTACAATTGTTCAGTTCACAATTCTGTGCATTTAACATCAAGAGATGTTTATTTGCCTTTATAGGATATAGataattttcactttatttaagTTGCAGGTgattaaacttttttaaaactagTCAATTTCTATTACtgcaataattataatataatttcaaaataaaacaacagctaCAACAAAAACTGACCTATTTGTGTGATATCTGGTGCGGGGCAGCACTTGAATGCAGCCCCGCAGACTGAGTGAGCagactaataataatgatataataatgataGAGTAGTTTCTGGATGACAGCAGCTgccggggggaggagaggggagggaggagggagtgacCGGGACGAGGAAGACGAGCGCGACGTGACTTCCCAGATTGTTGTTTGTTATGAACGGACGTCGACGTGGTGCTTGTTTATCCTCTTAACGTAGAAGTGCCACACCTTGAGGACACCCCTAGTAGGCTTCTTATTCAGGACATTATGGCACGAGAACAGGGAGCTCAGTGAGCTGATGTACTGGATTTCAGGATAAGATTTCATCATGTACTGTACCTTTAAGTAAAATCAACACAACACACGTAGGAGTTTACTCCTGTAGACAGGTACTGTGTGATACTTCAGTGATACCTGGCTTCATATTGATATAGTTTATATAATTACTTGATAGAATTTGTGTTTCTCATGGTGTCAGTGGTGTGAAGTAACTTTACTTAAGTTAAGTTACTCACTATTTTGAGGTACAGAAGTATtacagtttgtgttattttatacttctactgcacatttcagagggaaactACTTTTTACTCTGGTGTAGTTACTTTGTAGATAAGGATTTTTACACACGAAACATGTGATCAGCTGAAAAGATGTTATATATTGTCATAGGTTAGACTACTCAACAGCATATGAAGTTATTAAATCAACTCTACCATAACCTGTTACACCATTAAAGTGCTGTAACAGATGAGATAAAACAAACTCTTAACAGGATAATAATAAGTACTTGTTACTTTTTATACTCAAcacacattttgcttttatttcattttctgtactTTAACCTGAGTACTATTTCAGCTGCAGAGCTGTAACTTGCAATTGAAtgtctttatattttacttgagtaaagaaTCTGAGTACTTACTAGAGCAGTAAGGCAAATGGTTAATTTgcagtatttgttttttcaagTATGTCAACTGTCAGACGGGAGGAAATGGAAGGGCTAATTTTAGTGCATTTGTCCTCAGTGCGGCAGGCTCCCATGGTGTCTCCTGGCCTACATGTAAACAAGCTGCAGAGCAACTGTCTGTAGAGATTAgtctgcacacgcacacacacgcattcacacacagtcatacaatGGGGCAGAGACGAGGGCAATCAGGCAAATTCTAGTGCAGCACGCTTCATTACTGTTGCAAATCATCAAAATAGCAGcaccatttgaaaagaaaacagaagcacaATTCGGCTCAGGGGTGGCGACTAACATCAGGACTGTACTTGTAAGGTTAAATTTTGAGTTAAGGGTTTGTTAAGGAAGAGAGTaacctaaaaacacacatacatatagaGACAGCCAAGCACAGAATAAGGTCAGGAAATCTGTGATGTCCAGAGCAATACTGGCCTGTACAGCAAATACTGTGAGGATCCTCTGTACAATACAGCATCCAGGAGGATTAATGCTTGAACCAGTTTACTCAATCAGTAAATACAAACCAACAACTGAAGTTAATCCTTAACAGTAGACAGATAAAGAGACAAGCTCCAGTTTCTTCTGATTGCACAATTAAATGAAATCTTGTCAATTCAACCTCCTGGTATCCCTCCTGAAAAATTCTGTCTATGTAAAATTTCAAAACAGGTTGGTTAAGGCATTTGTCAGCCAGATATAAGTCTTAGTAATGTAATCCTAAggaagctgttctggagctaGAAAGACAGAGTGTGAATTACACAAAAGCATGGGGAACAGAGtagaagagaataaaatgagaagcagtggagaaaaggaaagagaagtgtttttttgtcttccgTCCCTCAGTGTGTCACTCGCGCAGTCACATGCTCAGCCTTTCTGTCTGACTGCCAGGCCCTGCTCTCTGAGTGTAATCTCTGTTGACCAGTCAGcgaagggatggagggagggggaaaaaaagatggagggcAGGAGGGCTGCGTTGCAATCTAGGTCGTCCACCAGTAATCCCACAGGGTTGAAATATGTTGTGGGCATAGATGCCAAATGCTGAGCTCACCCAACTCCTCTTCCTTGCCCTCTGTCCAGCCAAGTTCTCGTCTCATGACAGACCTCCCTCAGTTTGCCCTCGACTGCAAGACTCACATGCTCTGATGTTATCTGTGAGAAATTCCTGACCTTGATAAGAGCTGTGAAGTATGGATGTACAATTCATAAGAATTCACATCTAAACATAGATAAGTCAATCTATTAAACTGCTTCATGACTCAAAATACTGCATAAAGATGGGGGAAAACAGTCTCTTCTGAAGTGAGACATTCAGCATTTCACATTTAGAAGCCATGATTTAAAGCCTATTTATCGTCAATGAGCTGTGGAGACTGATTCGATCTGGTGGACAATTTGCAGTGTGTCATCTTGTAAACATCTCATTTCAGTCTGTCTCCAAGTTGAGCCTCAGACCATTCACGCTCTCACTTTGTATCTAATCAAATTGTAGCTTGAAATAAGAAGGATTAGACAAACCTAAATGTGAACCAGCAGGACAACATAACACTTAATGTAGATGTAAACTACAAaagaatagataaataaaaatgtgcatgtgcattcTTCAGTCAGTGAGATGACGCACATGTGCTGATCTAACGTTTTCCTGTATACCACAATACTACTTTCTGACTTTTTCCCTTCTGCATGTACCTTGGAAGTAGGCGAGGTTGTGAAATCTCAACTTTGTGCATTCTTCAGGCTGAAGTCTCCAAGTGGCTTTAAACATCTCAGGTAATCCCTGGTACTAGCACACTGTTTACAGTCCTCCTTACCACTTGCTACCAAGCCTGTTTGTGTAGTTCAAATATCTTTTGTTGAGTGAGTGGGTCATAAATAACTGCCTGTCTTCTCTTTGTTCACAACTTCTTCCGAGACGTGGTGATGGAGGGACACGCTTGTATGCTCGGTTTCCCATTCTGTTGTTCCAATTGAGTGTATGAGCTATGAGAAGTCggtgtgtgtcttttgttcaTAATCCCTGGCTCTATATTGATATGGTTGAATGGCAAACTAATGTGACTCCACCCCATGTATTCCACAAAGAGAGTATTTAAAGATATATTGTGTTGCACTGTGCATCAATGTTGTACAAGTTACTGTATTTGCCCGTCAGCCTTCACTAGCCCTGACTTCTAGTTAATGGACATTGACTGCACTTTCCTTTCTAAAAAGGTGGTCACATTCTGCTTGCCTCCAGATGAACAAACTAGGTTATGGTTCACACCAGTGTTTCCTAATCCTGGTCAAGGAGGCCATCTGCCCTTGCTCAAACATACCTGATTCAATTGAATGGGTTGTTACCAAGCTTCTGCAGTGCCTGATGAAGAGCTAGTTGCTTGAATCAGGTGTGCTGTGAAACATCTAAAAACAGGGCAGTAGGACCCCAGGACCACGATTGGGAAACTCTTGTTCAGATAATGTACCTTGTAGCACAGATGTGCAGCAAATAGAAACGCAAACAGATTTCACCTGCTACATATTTGCTCAACTTAACCTTGTTTCTGGGGTCAGTCAACTCAGTATTATGCCATCCTCTAAATAGGGTGCCTGCAGCCTGGAGAACAAGTTTTAAAGTTCAAACTTATCAACTGCATGTTAATACAGTTTCTGGTGTGCAATCATGGCACGCGCCATTAGTCGTCTCTTAAATCGCCTAAATATGGCATGACCGACATTTACAGGTGAGACATGGAGGATGATTATAGACaattaatgataatgatcaTATTGAATGTCACACAGTGCTGGACAAATGTGCCAGGATACAGAGCAGCTTTATTCATTGAGTTTCACACAAGGGAGTTTACTGACAGCAATTGTATTTCAATCTAAACTGAAATACCGTAACACCCTCTTGTGGTCAAATGCTGACCtccaacacaaaagaaaactatgtaaaaaatatatactgtatataaatgtCCTGGTAACTATATTACACACTGCTCATCCGCTGAAAGTCTTTTATCCCCCTGAGCCTACATGAAGTGGAACCTCAGGAGATACGAATGAACTTGGttaccaacaaaataaaatatacacaaaattTACGACACAATAAGACACACATGAGGCCATGTATGggctgtgtgtgatttttaaagtgtgtgtctgaacaAAAAACTGATGTGTACACTCCagtcaaaaaacataaaacgTACAAAAGTGCAAGTTTGAGGaaggagaaaacatttttacaaacgAAAACGGAAAGCATCATGGGTAAATGTGGGTACAGCGTAAGTGATGTAACTGCTGTGTGGGCTGGTGAAataaggagcagcagcagctcctgtgtagaCGGGGAATGAGGGCTCAGTCCACACAGGCGTCCTCTTGATGGGCTTAGCAGCTCCATTAGCAGTGAGTCCTTGGTGTGTGCTGCCCCCTGTTGAGCAGAGGGGGGAACCTCCAGCTGAAGCTGGAAGGAGGAGAGGCTCCTCACAGTCCCAGCTGAAGCTCCTCTTCGTCCCaactctgtgtgcgtgtgtggacCGAGGCTGCTGCTCCACCCTGACCGGCACGCTGGACAGAGGAGAAGCTCTGGAGGGCCGAGCAGAGGGGCTGTCTCTCTTCAGGAGGGATTCAATGGAGAAAGGACTGCTGAACTTCACCTCACATCGGATCTGAACGgccctgcaggctgcaggttcAGGAGAGTGGAGAGCTGAGCAGGGCTCTGATGGTCTGCTCGTGTTCTCCGTTTCCACTTTGGAGGCCAACTCAGGGAAGAGCTGCAGGATTCCTTTGAAGTGACGACGCACCATCTTTGCTGTGATCTGACTGGGCTCCAGTTTCCAGTAGTTTCTCCTACTGTCCAGTGAATCTGGAACCACTGGGACctggaaaacacaacacagggGTTTTAGAGACACACATGAAGTTGCTTCTTTAACAAAATGATTGCAATATAACAATAGAATCATTTGAAGTATCAGGTGAAGGAGTGAAAACTTACCTTGACAAAACAGTTGTTGGCCGATAAACAGACTCTGATGTTGTTCTCAACAGATTTTCTGTCTTCAGAGATCAGTGGTGTCAGCTTGTCCATCAGCTACAAAACATCAAGTTGAAATAAggagttttttaaaaaaagatcattttaaattTCTATTTAAAGTTTCTTAAAGATAGTTATTGCAAATGTCTTGATCTTTTTCTTACCTGAGTAAAAGTGAGCATCTTGCCTGGAGCGTCTTGGAGGACGATAGCGATCTTAGCCAGGTAGGTGGTGCTCCTCCTGAATAGACGCTGCTGCGAGCTGCTGGCTGGAGCAAAGAGAGGCGGCTGAGCTCCAAACTTCTCAGTCCTGTTCTGCATCTTCTTTGCTGGAGAGTCACGTCCTGCACACAGAGTGGTGTGATCACAACCTCACTGAGGGCAGATGTGGACCTGAAGTGGTCAGCTGTGGATATAAGTCCTGTTGGGACAATAGGACATTTGAGGGTGTGCACTGCGGGTTAATGAGGCCCTTTTGATGAATCAATAAGCCATTACTGCCGTAGGTGGAGCCAGTGATCACAGTAAGACTGCAGCCCATTTCCAAAAGTTCATCAGCATGTCTTTGCGAATGTTCTGAGACTGATCTGCCCCTTTGTTCTCATTAGCcatcacatacacaaacatcaGAAGCAAAGGCATTATGAAGgtattcagtttttttgtgtgattttgagGATCAATTCAAAAGATATTATACAATTAAAGTTATaactataaaatatttattaactTGACAGAAGCTTCAGCCAAAAGCTATGTAGTACAATCCAAGCCACAGTAGATCAACTAACTATGATACAAATAAACAAGTAGGCCTGTTAACTTTTGAAGATGCAGCCATGAGATTAACAATCAACAGTTAACTTGAATTATCTTAAAATTAAACTCACAAAAGTTTTTTTGGGTGAAATGTCCATctgcctcagtcagtcagtgcagtAACAACACATTGAAGTTGTTttcacagtgaagctgcagaCAAACCTCAGCTAATTCTCAACtacctgcaggtgtgtgttgatCCCGCTTCAGTTTGTGATACTGTGGACATTTTAACTTCAGTAATTGTTACACAAACTATAAGGTTCCAGTTTACATTTTGTTCACCTTTATTTCTTAAGTTGTTATAGGACacaatataaatgtgtttttcagcctCTCAAAGGCTGGCCTGATGATACACAATACACAGCTGAGTGACACAGACATTCCAATGAGCAATCTAATCACAATCCAGCAGCTTGCACATCACCCAGCGCTCCTTTAAAGTCATACCTACAGTGCTGCCTTTTGTCCTACATAATGACAAAGGTCATTTACATCGCTGATCCCCATTCACATGCATCAACACATTACCTGGACTGAATGCTTTGTGCAAAAGGCTGAGAGTCTGACCAAACACCAGACCAGCTGATTACACTTGTCTGTGATTGCAGTTTTACTACTCAGCTGCTCCGAGGTCTGTTGCAACAAGCAGGTTTACTTTGAAGAGATAAAACACAGGCGATGGCTGTGTTTCTTAGAGGAGATGAAGCGCAGACTgaattctgacattttatccaGGACAAATCATCATCTTAGATAAGTAAATGTGATGTAAGTCTAACACAATACATCTCACTCTATTTAGTGCTGttgaaataaacatgtttgcCATTTCAAGACATGAAAAACATGGGTTGCATTAATATCTGATGCGGTGTTCTTTTCAAcatgtttactgtgtgtttagTGAAGTACCCCAGTTGTCTGTGTGGTCATTTGAATTGAATGCAAATGAAGCTCAGATGTGAACAAAGACTTTTCCAGTCACATTCCAAACCATTGTGTTTGCTATAATCAGAGATTTTAATAGTTACATTCCAGCTATTATCACCTCTTTCATTCTAGCATTTGTCCGTGAGAGTGATTTACTTGTTTGTGAAGAAGCACACTGACCTAATCTAAATATTCATTATGTATTCATTAAATCTTCTCTGTAAAGACTATTAAGAAAGACAACATGTTGGTTGATGAATTAAAAACGGTCTAAAAAGTAGTTTATACAGATCATAGTGTTCTATGTTGTTTATTAGAAGAAGAGAAACGTCAGACTGTCGTTCTACCAGTATCCCAAGTCATTTTAACTTAACTCTAACTCTTAACTCTGAAACtaattacaaaagaaaaactttccTCATGAAGGCATGTTGATTTGTCTGCACACATAAAGCTAGATGCTGAAGCAGAGCCTGTCTGTGACGTCAGTCCACATAATCTTGACTCCATGTAAAGACACATTGATTAAAAATTAGTGGTTATTGGTGTTTGATTTATTCTTATCTCTGTTCAGGatagtttgaaaatgaaactcaATCAATGATGCTAGTAAGATTCTGAGCTTGCTTTGGGAAATTTGgttatttaaacattttctcgCCAAATTCTCAAACAAAGAACATTATTCCTTTATAGTTTACATGTTATaaattacatgtaaaaatataccTGCATGGAATAAGAGAAGGAGACTAAGTCTGTTTTtccagatagatagatagatagatagacacaCACCTAAACTGaattcacaacaaaaaacaaacaaaatgcaatGTCTAATTTCAAGATCATTGTTATGTCGATTAGCATCTTGAATGTTACATACAGTCTCACCTAAACTCTAGATGTTAATCTGAGTTTAATATTTTGATACCACCCCTCTGTGACGGAGGCCTCAAAACACAACTGGAGAGTGCGCTGAGCAGAAAATACATTcagataaaaatacatatttcacTGCCGATTCAGCATTCATCTGATTTCCAAATAGGAGATATGATGGTGCAACGTTTGactttgttttatatgttttttggGAGTATTTGAAGAAATGTCTCCTCTGATGTGAGCAAAGTCTCTAAAGATCCACAAAGACATGCTGATGAACTTTTGGAAATGGGCTGCAGTATTACTGTGATCACTGGCTCCACCTACGGCAGTAATGGCTCATTGATTCATCAAAAGGGCCTCATTAACCTACACTGCACACCCTCAAATGTCCTATTGTCCCCACAAGGCCTTATATCCACAGCTGACCACTTCAGGTCCACATCTGCCCTCAGTGAGGTTGTGATCACACCACTCTGTGTGCAGGACGTGACTCTCCAGCAAAGAAGATGCAGAACAGGACTGAGAAGTTTGGAGCTCAGCCGCCTCTCTTTGCTCCAGCCAGCAGCTCGCAGCAGCGTCTGTTCAGGAGGAGCACCACCTACCTGGCTAAGATCGCTATCGTCCTCCAAGACGCTCCAGGCAAGATGCTCACTTTTACTCAGGTAAGAAAAGATCAAGACATTTGCAATAACTATCTTTAAGAAACTTTAAATAGAaatttaaaatgatcttttttttaaaactcctTATTTCAACTTGATGTTTTGTAGCTGATGGACAAGCTGACACCACTGATCTCTGAAGACAGAAAATCTGTTGAGAACAACATCAGAGTCTGTTTATCGGCCAACAACTGTTTTGTCAAGGTAAGTTTTCACTCCTACACCTGATACTTCAAATGATTCTATTGTTATATTGCAATAATTTTGTTAAAGAAGCAACTTCATGTGTGTCTCTAAAACCCCTATGTTGTGTTTTCCAGGTCCCAGTGGTTCCAGATTCACTGGACAGTAGGAGAAACTACTGGAAACTGGAGCCCAGTCAGATCACAGCAAAGATGGTGCGTCGTCACTTCAAAGGAATCCTGCAGCTCTTCCCTGAGTTGGCCTCCAAAGTGGAAACGGAGAACACGAGCAGACCATCAGAGCCCTGCTCAGCTCTCCACTCTCCTgaacctgcagcctgcagggcCGTTCAGATCCGATGTGAGGTGAAGTTCAGCAGTCCTTTCTCCATTGAATCCCTCCTGAAGAGAGACAGCCCCTCTGCTCGGCCCTCCAGAGCTTCTCCTCTGTCCAGCGTGCCGGTCAGGGTGGAGCAGCAGCCTCGgtccacacacgcacacagagttGGGACGAAGAGGAGCTTCAGCTGGGACTGTGAGGAGCCTCTCCTCCTTCCAGCTTCAGCTGGAGGTTCCCCCCTCTGCTCAACAGGGGGCAGCACACACCAAGGACTCACTGCTAATGGAGCTGCTAAGCCCATCAAGAGGACGCCTGTGTGGACTGAGCCCTCATTCCCCGtctacacaggagctgctgctgctccttatTTCACCAGCCCACACAGCAGTTACATCACTCTGTACCCACATTTACTCATTATGCCATCTTGTTCTGGCTTTAATGTGTGTTGAACCTGATATACCAGCTGTCTGGAGCacttcacatttacattaaaatgtaaaaacaaatgatttttgggttgttgtttttctcctaaTAAAAACCTGCAAACAAACCCACACTTCCATGATAAAACATACCAAGAGATGCAAAATATTAATTCAATACCAGACTGACTGAGTTCAGGTGACACTGTTCATTGTCTTCACCAGACATTAAAACTATTACAAATTCTCAACTGAAAACCTTTTATAATTGTATTTAATAAAAGTCTAGACAGCTCTTGAATTAACTTTGACATATTACCTCTCCTGTTAGAAGAAAGACATGGCAGTAGGTTGTTATCACTCGGCACATTTACACAATTTAAAGTTACATCAGCTAAAACTGGTTTATGAAAAAAAGATTTACTATTGTTaaactttatcataatttaCTACAAGAGAGACTTAAATGAGcgattagatttttttatcaCACAAAAGTTGGACGCTATTCACCAAATGTTGATTTTGTATCAAggacaataagaaaaagaaCACTAGATGTAATTATAAAACCATACTTGTTTCAAAAACAGCACTTTCAGTTATTCTCCCTTATGTCCTGTACATATTCAGAAGGTAAAAGCATTTCACAGAAATCACAGAAtatatcagaaaaaaatatatcagatATATAAGTTTGCACTTCTTAAACTTAGTACATACTTAGTAAATGTGAAAAACCAGTTTGACCTTCCATAAAGAAAACCCCATCAGAGAGAAGAGCTGTAATAAATGAGGTGACACACCCTGGAATGAGGGTGATCAAACGAGAACAATGCAGTGATTTGAAGTTTTTAAGTGAAAAGCTTTCGGCAACATTCCAGTGATTTTCACCTCATCTGACTCCTCTGTGTCATATTCAGAGAGCAGACAGCCACGGCATTTCACTTGACACATAGTAAACATGCACGAGATGATGCTGTGTGAATTCTTAAAAAATACTGTTGATTCCCGATATGTGCCATGTGCACAGGATGGCTTTAAATGGATCTAGACCGAATGTGAATGTTGGGACAGTATTAACACAGTTAGAGGAGCAGCAGTATATTTTATCAAGTACTTgagatatttgatatttgtacATTATCTGAGTAACATTTTATGCCCCCTCTACTGCGCTGCATTTCAGGGGGAAACATAGTACTTTTTCACTCAACTACAGTTTTCTGACAACTATTAGATGCTTTTtacatacagatacagatacagatacagatacagatacagatacagatacagatacagatacagatacagatacagatacagatacagacgGGTTATCCAGGTTATTGGACCTCTGCCACGGCCTCCAGACTGTCCACTTCCACAGAGCTGGCCTTCCTCACCGCCTTGTGAGGTTTGCTGGCCTTGATGCTTCAGCCCCCGGATGATAACCGGACCATGGTGCCTCCGGTTCCTCTCTGGTCTTGCTGATACTGAGCTTCAGGTGATTATTGTTGTGCTAGTAAGAGAGTAGTTTTTACACTGTGTTATTAATTATCTTCACTAAAGAATCTGAGTATTGTTTCCAACACAGTGGTGATAAGATATAGATTGACTAAATCAATCAAGTATTGTGAGCAGAAAGTAACAGTACAGACAGTAGAGACTAGAGAAGGAtggaaagaaggaagaaatgaataaagtgaGGAAGCAAAGAAAGGATGTAACAAACAACCCATTGCATTTATCTGCAGAAAAAGTACTCCTGCAAACCAAAAGCTTGATCTGTTTTAATAATGTACTTCATTGTAAATGTGAAGTGCTCCAGACAGCTGGTATATCAGGTAAAGCCAGAACAAGATGGCATAATGGGTAAATGTGGGTACAGAGTGATGTAACTGCTGTGTGGGCTGGTGAAataagaagcagcagcagctcctgtgtag containing:
- the LOC139215844 gene encoding forkhead box protein Q1, with amino-acid sequence MGCSLTVITGSTYGRRDSPAKKMQNRTEKFGAQPPLFAPASSSQQRLFRRSTTYLAKIAIVLQDAPGKMLTFTQLMDKLTPLISEDRKSVENNIRVCLSANNCFVKVPVVPDSLDSRRNYWKLEPSQITAKMVRRHFKGILQLFPELASKVETENTSRPSEPCSALHSPEPAACRAVQIRCEVKFSSPFSIESLLKRDSPSARPSRASPLSSVPVRVEQQPRSTHAHRVGTKRSFSWDCEEPLLLPASAGGSPLCSTGGSTHQGLTANGAAKPIKRTPVWTEPSFPVYTGAAAAPYFTSPHSSYITYAVQYMMKSYPEIQYISSLSSLFSCHNVLNKKPTRGVLKVWHFYVKRINKHHVDVRS